The Impatiens glandulifera chromosome 3, dImpGla2.1, whole genome shotgun sequence genome contains a region encoding:
- the LOC124931135 gene encoding uncharacterized protein LOC124931135 — protein sequence MDQFTFICLFIIISLSTLNICTSISMKEERAIPYAEHCNHVVPESPVTRSSSVGNKFLQVYSVYYSGTSRIQDQNGRQFGGLSLRSISFVSHGVRETESVGVLELTGMVTFQGLRNSDFLRNSTSRRLRKIHIRPPKIPSLLGRTSFNLRGFWSSYSGNLCMVGKSKESPINVVLKLHYPNSSTIFTSLVHGSLQSLNPQNDPYYFQSISILGVSVMNYEYTLIYREIENGGFNSYDYLQDSSLSLDSTRSVCSFFRSPGRYELEYLDACNATNCNPLGRNDNRSLPRFMSVNEIKCSSSDGKVRYLLEFSNSSFNGIRLPFDPSLTLVAEGAWDREKKRLALVACRIKSAMNGSLDDCSIRLSFSLPSTLSLRNRSSIVGQLWSNRNDFRRVSFRSTANVKKKLKGLSYQYTVIDRAISSCNRRLDNKRQIGNYPNGYSPDMSFDMTVKDRNGKLAWGYTSPFYVGRKFYKPDGTSSSISDNEKLLNISYEMTFTPPPGFLIKTTFPIQISAEGIYDTKTGFLCLMGCLNALDCEIIVNLQYPPLNSKGGSHVKGTIESTRLNSDTFYFDKLEIVSNSIYESQARDSIWRMDLEITMVLASNTLACVFVVFQLSYAKKNKDSLPRISIVMLIILTLAHMIPLVLNFEALFLENRNRQNVFLDNGKWVEVNEVLVRFITMVAFLLQFRLLQLAWSGRVKDENRKSLWISDLKVFLFFMPLYIGFGLLAWLKKLGQTQSGLVLDGFLLPQIVFNLFSDSSREEAALAISFYVGTTIARLLPHVYDLCRSRVYSAWYSSELFASRGSDYFSTMWDIVITVFGLIFVVVIYLQQRFGGRCVIPRRFRVVSEYVKVSTVSVELS from the coding sequence ATGGATCAATTCACattcatttgtttattcatAATCATATCTCTTTCCACGTTGAATATCTGCACTTCCATCTCGATGAAAGAAGAACGTGCGATTCCCTACGCCGAGCACTGCAACCACGTTGTTCCTGAATCGCCGGTGACTAGATCCAGCAGCGTCGGGAACAAATTTCTCCAGGTTTATAGCGTCTACTACTCCGGCACAAGTCGAATCCAGGATCAAAACGGCCGTCAGTTTGGAGGACTGTCACTCAGATCAATTTCCTTTGTTTCACATGGCGTTCGCGAGACGGAATCCGTAGGCGTATTAGAGCTGACAGGCATGGTTACATTCCAAGGCTTGAGAAATTCCGATTTTCTAAGGAATTCAACTAGTCGGAGGTTGCGGAAGATTCATATCAGGCCGCCGAAGATTCCATCACTGTTAGGTCGAACTTCGTTTAATCTGCGTGGATTTTGGTCATCGTATTCTGGAAATCTCTGTATGGTTGGTAAGTCTAAGGAAAGCCCTATTAATGTCGTTCTTAAGCTTCATTATCCGAATTCATCAACTATTTTCACTAGCTTAGTACACGGATCTTTACAAAGCCTTAATCCACAGAATGATCCATACTATTTTCAATCCATTTCAATCTTAGGCGTATCAGTGATGAACTATGAATACACATTGATCTATAGAGAGATTGAGAATGGTGGATTTAATTCATATGATTACCTGCAAGACTCTTCTCTCAGTCTTGACTCCACTCGATCCGTTTGTTCCTTTTTCAGATCTCCCGGTAGATATGAACTGGAATACCTAGATGCCTGTAATGCAACTAACTGTAATCCTCTTGGAAGGAACGATAACAGATCTTTACCTCGATTCATGTCTGTCAATGAGATCAAATGCTCTTCTAGTGATGGTAAAGTGAGATATCTGTTAGAATTCTCAAACTCCAGCTTTAATGGTATTCGATTGCCATTTGATCCTAGCTTAACTTTAGTCGCTGAAGGAGCTTGGGATCGGGAAAAGAAACGACTAGCATTGGTTGCTTGTCGAATTAAATCAGCCATGAATGGTTCCCTCGATGACTGCTCTATCAGGCTGAGTTTCAGTTTGCCATCAACTTTATCGTTGAGAAACAGAAGCTCCATTGTTGGCCAATTGTGGAGCAATAGAAATGATTTCAGACGAGTTTCATTCAGAAGCACCGCAAATGTGAAGAAGAAACTCAAAGGATTGAGTTATCAATACACTGTTATCGACCGTGCCATCTCTTCTTGTAACAGAAGACTCGATAATAAAAGACAAATAGGTAATTATCCAAACGGATATTCGCCGGACATGAGCTTCGACATGACGGTTAAGGATCGAAACGGGAAACTTGCATGGGGATATACATCTCCGTTTTACGTCggccgaaagttctacaaaccAGATGGGACTTCATCGTCAATATCCGATAACGAGAAATTACTGAACATCAGCTACGAAATGACTTTCACGCCCCCTCCCGGTTTTCTCATTAAAACCACATTTCCGATACAAATCTCGGCCGAAGGCATATACGATACCAAAACAGGATTCCTCTGTCTGATGGGCTGTTTAAACGCGTTAGATTGCGAAATAATCGTCAATCTACAATATCCTCCTTTGAATTCGAAAGGCGGGAGTCACGTTAAAGGGACTATCGAAAGCACAAGGCTCAATTCGGACACGTTTTACTTCGATAAACTTGAGATCGTATCGAATTCGATATACGAAAGTCAAGCGAGAGATAGTATTTGGAGAATGGATCTCGAGATCACAATGGTTCTAGCCTCGAACACGCTGGCATGCGTTTTCGTTGTTTTTCAGCTAAGTTACGCGAAAAAGAATAAGGATTCGCTTCCTCGTATTTCCATCGTGATGCTTATAATCCTCACGTTAGCTCATATGATTCCGTTGGTGCTCAACTTCGAGGCCTTGTTCTTGGAAAATCGTAACCGTCAGAATGTTTTCCTGGATAACGGGAAGTGGGTTGAAGTAAACGAAGTATTGGTGCGGTTCATAACTATGGTTGCGTTTCTACTTCAGTTTCGTCTTCTCCAATTAGCATGGTCTGGTAGGGTGAAAGACGAAAACCGTAAAAGCCTATGGATTTCGGATCTGAAGGTGTTTTTATTCTTTATGCCTTTATATATCGGTTTTGGATTACTTGCATGGTTGAAAAAGTTAGGCCAAACGCAATCTGGTTTGGTGTTGGACGGTTTTCTTCTTCCTCAAATAGTTTTCAATTTGTTTTCGGATTCTTCTCGAGAGGAGGCTGCACTCGCGATTTCGTTCTATGTGGGGACTACTATCGCTCGGTTGCTTCCTCACGTGTATGATCTTTGCAGATCGCGAGTTTATTCTGCATGGTATTCTAGTGAATTGTTTGCTAGTAGGGGATCGGATTATTTTTCGACAATGTGGGATATTGTTATAACTGTATTCGGTTTGATTTTCGTAGTTGTTATTTATTTACAGCAGCGTTTTGGGGGAAGATGTGTTATTCCTAGGAGATTTAGAGTGGTTTCTGAATATGTGAAAGTTTCTACTGTTAGTGTGGAATTGTCTTGA
- the LOC124929361 gene encoding probable ubiquitin-conjugating enzyme E2 24 — protein sequence MDFFSDCDSVTESSCSDDQDEIELLYDGQACNILSSLEKSIGKIDDLLSFDRGFLYGDIVCSSHDPSAQMGRVIDVDISLDLENPRGRMLRDVNSKRITKIRSISPGDFVVQGPWVGKVDKIVDRVNILFDDGTKSSFVAIGPEKLVPISPNLLEDSQYPYYPGQRLRVELSSSFPKPAKWLCGSSWTEKCNEGHVCSVEAGIVYVDWISCAVFEGEKIPPSRIVEDLNCLTLLSCFSHTNWQPGDWCIFDRRKEENIRELFVISRMKTKVDVLWQDGSVTRGLENNGLNLMHVNVIDAHDFWPDQFILEKGTSDDLDIGDNRRWGVVRAVDAKERILSVKWKGKEELMEETISAYELVEHPEFSFSYGDVVFQIDVKREKTTDGDCVSSVGTVMGFKDGNVQVKWASGLTTEVTPNQIFRMDKYEVPFLSQIVQGENVEKVIQESNNQENESFHPIENSSTDSVACSLPRAALGIFTSILGGLFGSSQFTPLSDSSEHHSEDLREQAAPESFIELENLQQVEDVVYDEKAFLVSSSSDNLQAFKSFDMVTGCSDHHFFDCAGKEFPSSQVRRGWLKKIQQEWKILEKDIPETIFVRIYEERMDLLRAAIVGAPGTPYHDGLFFFDIFLPPDYPREPPMVHYNSGGLRLNPNLYESGKVCLSLLNTWAGSGTEVWNPDSSTILQVLLSLQALVLNEKPYYNEAGYDKHLGRAEGEKNSISYNENAFLVSCKSMIYLHRKPPKHFEDLVNEHFKTRGRHILSACETYMKGAPIGCDFTIKEDKSEYIKGSSTGFKIMLSKLIPLLAGEFGGEEGV from the exons ATGGATTTCTTCAGCGACTGTGATAGTGTAACCGAGAGTAGTTGCAGCGATGACCAAGATGAGATTGAGCTTCTCTATGATGGTCAAGCATGCAATATTCTCTCCAGCCTCGAGAAAAGTATAGGGAAGATCGATGATTTGCTCTCCTTCGATAGAGGATTCCTTTACGGAGACATTGTTTGTTCTAGCCACGATCCATCTGCCCAGATGGGAAGAGTGATTGATGTTGATATATCTCTGGACTTGGAAAATCCTCGAGGAAGAATGTTAAGAGATGTGAACTCCAAACGAATTACCAAGATCCGGTCTATTTCTCCTGGTGATTTTGTTGTTCAAGGACCCTGGGTTGGAAAAGTTGATAAAATAGTTGATCGCGTTAATATACTGTTTGATGATGGTACTAAATCGTCTTTTGTTGCAATTGGTCCTGAAAAGCTTGTGCCTATTTCTCCCAATTTGCTTGAAGATTCTCAATATCCTTATTATCCTGGTCAGAGATTGAGGGTAGAACTGTCTTCTTCTTTTCCTAAACCTGCTAAATGGTTATGTGGCAGTTCGTGGACGGAGAAATGTAACGAAGGGCATGTTTGTTCTGTTGAGGCGGGAATTGTTTATGTCGATTGGATTTCTTGTGCAGTTTTCGAGGGTGAGAAGATACCCCCTTCTCGAATTGTGGAGGATTTAAATTGTTTGACCCTCTTATCTTGCTTTTCTCACACGAATTGGCAGCCCGGTGACTGGTGTATATTCGATAGAAGAAAGGAAGAGAATATTCGTGAACTTTTTGTCATATCGAGGATGAAAACCAAAGTTGATGTACTTTGGCAAGACGGAAGTGTCACCAGGGGGTTAGAAAACAACGGTTTGAATTTGATGCATGTAAATGTTATTGATGCCCACGATTTTTGGCCAGATCAGTTCATTTTGGAAAAGGGGACTTCTGACGATTTAGATATTGGTGATAATCGAAGATGGGGAGTTGTGAGAGCTGTGGATGCGAAGGAAAGGATTTTGAGTGTGAAATGGAAAGGAAAGGAGGAGTTAATGGAGGAAACTATCAGTGCTTATGAACTTGTTGAACATCCGGAGTTTTCATTTTCTTACGGTGATGTTGTGTTCCAAATTGACGTAAAACGAGAAAAAACTACAGATGGTGATTGTGTTTCCTCTGTTGGAACTGTAATGGGGTTCAAAGATGGCAATGTTCAAGTGAAATGGGCAAGTGGACTTACAACTGag GTGACTCCAAATCAAATCTTTAGAATGGACAAATATGAAGTTCCATTTCTTAGTCAAATTGTCCAAGGGGAAAATGTTGAGAAAGTCATTCAAGAGAGCAATAATCAAGAAAATGAATCATTTCATCCAATAGAAAAT AGCTCAACTGACTCGGTGGCCTGTTCACTTCCTCGAGCTGCTCTTGGCATATTTACAAGTATTCTTGGGGGTCTGTTTGGCTCCTCACAGTTCACACCATTATCGGATTCATCTGAACATCATTCAGAAGATTTGCGTGAGCAGGCTGCACCAGAATCTTTCATCGAGTTGGAAAACTTGCAGCAAGTTGAAGATGTTGTGTATGATGAAAAAGCGTTTTTGGTATCCTCCAGTAGTGACAACTTGCAAGCTTTTAAGTCATTTGATATGGTGACCGGTTGCTCTGACCATCACTTCTTTGATTGTGCTGGCAAGGAATTTCCATCATCTCAG GTGAGAAGAGGTTGGTTAAAAAAGATTCAGCAAGAGTGGAAAATACTGGAGAAAGATATCCCTG AGACAATCTTTGTCCGCATTTATGAGGAAAGAATGGATTTATTGCGAGCAGCTATAGTTGGTGCTCCCGGAACTCCTTATCACGACGGACTCTTCTTCTTTGACATTTTCCTTCCCCCTGATTATCCTCGGGAACCACCT ATGGTTCACTATAATTCGGGGGGTCTACGCTTGAACCCGAATTTATACGAGTCAGGAAAAGTCTGCCTCAGTCTTCTGAACACTTGGGCTGGTTCAGGAACTGAAGTATGGAACCCAGATAGCTCAACGATTCTCCAAGTTCTCTTGTCTCTCCAGGCCCTCGTTCTAAACGAAAAACCCTATTATAATGAAGCCGGATATGATAAACATTTGGGAAGAGCCGAGGGTGAAAAGAACTCAATAAGTTATAATGAAAATGCTTTCCTAGTTAGCTGCAAATCAATGATTTACCTCCATCGCAAGCCACCAAAG CATTTCGAGGATCTCGTGAATGAACATTTCAAAACTCGAGGCAGACACATCCTATCGGCTTGCGAGACATACATGAAAGGAGCTCCTATTGGCTGCGATTTCACAATCAAAGAAGACAAATCTGAATATATAAAGGGTAGCTCGACGGGTTTCAAGATAATGCTCTCCAAACTCATACCACTACTCGCGGGAGAGTTTGGTGGAGAAGAAGGGGTGTAA